In one Streptomyces venezuelae genomic region, the following are encoded:
- a CDS encoding LysR family transcriptional regulator, with protein sequence MDLQQMRYVLAVAETASFTRAAAKCHVVQSALSHQVAKLEKELGARLFERTSRKVWLTSAGEAFLPAAREALEAAERARAEVAAATGEVRGKLTVGSIPTVAAVDLPAVLKGYRLRYPQVRITLRAGSSERLVEQVREGVVDAAFLGVQPGFRPQGVRDRELAHGEHVAVVAPDHPLAAEEKVDLHRLADETFVDFAEGSAARSQSDEAFVAAGVPREVAFEVSGVELMSRMVRHGLGVALLPAPFAAELHGVRCVPVTDGPVRVERLVWSRLTPSPPAAAFLALLDELP encoded by the coding sequence ATGGACCTTCAGCAGATGCGGTACGTCCTCGCGGTGGCGGAGACCGCGAGCTTCACGCGTGCGGCGGCGAAATGCCACGTCGTCCAGTCCGCGCTGAGCCACCAAGTGGCGAAGCTGGAGAAGGAGCTGGGCGCCCGGCTGTTCGAGCGGACCAGCCGCAAGGTGTGGCTGACCAGCGCGGGAGAGGCGTTCCTGCCCGCCGCGCGGGAGGCCCTGGAAGCGGCCGAGCGGGCCCGCGCCGAGGTGGCGGCGGCCACCGGTGAGGTGCGGGGGAAGCTGACCGTGGGGTCGATTCCCACCGTGGCGGCCGTCGACCTGCCAGCCGTGCTGAAGGGCTACCGGCTGCGCTACCCGCAAGTACGGATCACTTTGCGGGCCGGTTCCAGCGAACGGCTCGTGGAGCAGGTGCGCGAGGGTGTGGTCGACGCGGCGTTCCTCGGCGTACAGCCCGGTTTCCGGCCCCAAGGGGTCCGGGACCGCGAACTCGCTCACGGGGAGCACGTCGCCGTGGTCGCGCCGGACCACCCGCTGGCCGCGGAGGAGAAGGTCGATCTGCACCGCCTCGCGGACGAGACGTTCGTGGACTTCGCCGAGGGCAGTGCCGCGCGTTCTCAGTCGGACGAGGCGTTCGTGGCCGCAGGGGTGCCGCGTGAGGTCGCCTTCGAGGTGTCCGGCGTCGAGCTCATGTCCCGGATGGTCCGCCACGGCCTCGGCGTGGCCCTGCTGCCGGCGCCGTTCGCCGCGGAACTGCACGGGGTGCGGTGCGTACCGGTCACCGACGGGCCGGTACGGGTGGAGCGCCTCGTCTGGAGCCGCCTCACGCCGTCGCCTCCGGCCGCCGCTTTCCTGGCGCTGCTGGACGAACTCCCGTGA
- a CDS encoding DUF6895 family protein, whose amino-acid sequence MTTPVTRTAHEVSAQALAWLHTHRERGALPPDTTADLGDPNSVYKPLGESAVAASLVLRESVAGSTEQRKASELLDFCWEQFGRGDMLYERLLRYPMMTDPLETYAPFARCGLRHEPLERLAGHTGALRSVRGSEYLPNRRLAVANAARVVGLDRGERAYDWGTLTRATWLGATPEPWLIDWMTGYCLTHTVFHLTDWGGTPSGLPAGLAAYVTTWLPVWIDIWAEIEQWDLVGELMIVGCCLEEPYCEPADWERFAAAQHADGLMPRDGEPVDDDPEQRFTDHQHTAVVAAVAGTLAVSRTLGGAG is encoded by the coding sequence ATGACCACGCCCGTGACGCGCACCGCCCACGAGGTGAGCGCGCAGGCCCTTGCCTGGCTCCACACACACCGCGAGCGCGGCGCACTGCCCCCCGACACCACCGCCGACCTCGGCGACCCCAACAGCGTCTACAAACCCCTCGGGGAGAGCGCCGTGGCCGCCTCCCTCGTGCTGCGGGAGTCGGTCGCGGGCAGTACCGAGCAGCGCAAGGCGAGCGAGCTCCTGGACTTCTGCTGGGAACAGTTCGGCCGGGGAGACATGCTGTACGAACGGCTGCTGCGCTACCCGATGATGACCGACCCGCTGGAGACGTACGCGCCGTTCGCCCGCTGCGGCCTGCGCCACGAACCCCTGGAGCGGCTGGCCGGCCACACCGGCGCGCTGCGCTCGGTCCGCGGTTCCGAGTACCTTCCCAACCGTCGCCTCGCGGTGGCGAACGCGGCCCGCGTCGTCGGCCTGGACCGTGGGGAACGCGCGTACGACTGGGGCACGTTGACCCGCGCCACCTGGCTGGGCGCGACACCGGAGCCCTGGCTCATCGACTGGATGACCGGCTACTGCCTCACCCACACCGTCTTCCATCTCACCGACTGGGGCGGCACGCCCTCCGGTCTGCCCGCAGGTCTCGCCGCCTACGTGACCACCTGGCTGCCGGTCTGGATCGACATCTGGGCCGAGATCGAGCAGTGGGACCTGGTGGGCGAGCTGATGATCGTGGGCTGCTGTCTGGAGGAGCCGTACTGCGAGCCCGCGGACTGGGAGCGGTTCGCCGCGGCCCAGCATGCCGACGGGCTGATGCCGCGCGACGGGGAGCCCGTGGACGACGACCCCGAGCAGCGGTTCACCGACCACCAGCACACCGCTGTCGTCGCCGCCGTCGCCGGGACGCTGGCGGTGTCGCGGACGCTGGGCGGGGCGGGGTGA
- a CDS encoding serine hydrolase domain-containing protein, translating to MLDALRATAPGASAVTLAVRRGPDHALLTTGATALEGGAPADPDTRFEIGSLTKTFTALLLAETVARGEVAYDDPITRFLPRAAAPRSRGAPITLLHLATHTSGLPRLPPGFLRTAAPAWYSNPYEGYDTTSLRRALPRTRPHAAPGTRVRYSNFGVGLLGDLLARAVGGGDFAPLLAERVLRPLGLTRTTATIDQPQATGYWHGRARPAWRMSALPAAGMVRSTARDLLTTLDALRDPASAPATVPRTLRTALADVTRPRIALPRTGRRIALVWNIRPRSDRDLYHHSGGTRGFTAFAGFSPQADVALAALANTGPTPSGAFIQRAYLELWALAQPSEHGDPGEGAGS from the coding sequence ATGCTCGACGCCCTGCGCGCCACCGCGCCCGGCGCGAGCGCGGTCACCCTCGCCGTACGACGGGGCCCGGACCACGCCCTGTTGACCACAGGCGCCACCGCGCTCGAAGGCGGCGCACCCGCCGACCCCGACACCCGCTTCGAGATCGGCTCCCTCACCAAGACCTTCACCGCGCTCCTCCTGGCCGAGACGGTGGCGCGCGGCGAGGTCGCGTACGACGACCCGATCACCCGCTTCCTGCCGCGCGCCGCCGCCCCCCGCTCGCGCGGCGCGCCCATCACCCTCCTCCACCTGGCCACCCACACCTCCGGCCTGCCCCGGCTGCCACCCGGCTTCCTGCGCACGGCCGCACCGGCCTGGTACAGCAACCCGTACGAGGGCTACGACACCACGTCCCTGCGTCGCGCCCTGCCCCGCACCCGGCCCCACGCCGCCCCCGGCACCCGCGTGCGCTACTCCAACTTCGGCGTCGGCCTCCTCGGAGACCTGCTCGCCCGCGCCGTCGGCGGGGGAGACTTCGCCCCGCTGCTCGCCGAACGCGTCCTGCGACCGCTCGGCCTCACGCGGACCACCGCCACCATCGACCAGCCCCAGGCCACCGGCTACTGGCACGGCAGGGCACGCCCGGCCTGGCGGATGTCCGCCCTGCCCGCGGCAGGCATGGTCCGGTCGACCGCACGCGACCTCCTGACCACGCTCGACGCTCTCCGCGATCCGGCCTCGGCACCCGCCACCGTCCCCCGCACGTTGCGCACCGCCCTCGCCGACGTCACCCGCCCCCGCATCGCCCTGCCCCGCACCGGCAGGCGTATCGCCCTCGTCTGGAACATCAGACCCCGTTCCGACCGGGACCTCTACCACCACTCCGGAGGCACCCGAGGCTTCACCGCCTTCGCGGGCTTCAGCCCACAGGCGGACGTGGCGCTGGCCGCCTTGGCCAACACCGGCCCCACGCCGTCCGGCGCGTTCATCCAGCGGGCCTACCTCGAACTGTGGGCGCTCGCCCAGCCCTCCGAACACGGCGACCCGGGCGAGGGTGCGGGCTCATGA